The proteins below come from a single Paracoccus sp. SCSIO 75233 genomic window:
- a CDS encoding thiamine pyrophosphate-binding protein: MTRHGGQLLVECLLALGGRKGFGVPGESYLAVLDALHDTEGKLDFVLCRNEGGAAFMAAAWGKLTGQPGLCFVTRGPGVTNASIGIHTAMQDSAPMIIFVGQVGTDMKGREAFQEIDYRAVFGTMAKWAVEIDDVDRIPEVLSRAWITATTGRPGPVVIALPEDMLTSLTDQAPLTGPARIAESAPAPDAVVEAQKLLADAKRPLILMGGCNWTDAGRDALQNFAEASDIPVVAAFRYQDQFDNHSPVYAGEAGVGMPPHVKALIREADVILAVNVRFGEMTTDGYTLLDVPVPKQRLIHVHGSDREIGKIYQPSLGIHAGPNAFAAALSPVSGDWATWREKARADWEASLNVPPQPSPVDMAAVTIHLREVLPDDAILTNGAGNFTVWPNKFFPFGPKARLLAPQSGAMGYGLPAAIAAQIAHPDRIVVCFAGDGDFQMNCQELGTAMQAGEQPIVLILNNGIYGTIRAHQERNYPARVSGTTLENPDFIALARAYGFHAERVESTEEFAPAFARAMESHTGAVLELNISPEALTPRQTLSQMRDAALAAKDSP, translated from the coding sequence ATGACGCGACATGGTGGTCAGCTTCTCGTCGAATGCCTGCTGGCGCTTGGGGGCCGTAAGGGGTTCGGGGTGCCGGGGGAAAGCTATCTCGCGGTGCTGGATGCGCTGCATGATACCGAAGGCAAGCTGGATTTCGTGCTTTGCCGGAACGAAGGGGGCGCGGCTTTCATGGCAGCCGCTTGGGGCAAGCTGACCGGGCAGCCGGGGCTTTGCTTCGTGACGCGGGGGCCGGGTGTCACCAATGCATCGATCGGCATTCATACCGCGATGCAGGATTCGGCACCGATGATTATTTTCGTCGGACAGGTCGGCACCGATATGAAGGGTCGCGAGGCGTTTCAGGAAATCGACTATCGGGCAGTTTTCGGGACGATGGCGAAATGGGCGGTCGAGATCGACGATGTCGACCGCATCCCGGAAGTCCTTTCTCGCGCATGGATCACTGCGACGACTGGCCGCCCCGGTCCTGTGGTGATCGCGCTGCCGGAGGACATGCTGACCAGCCTCACCGATCAAGCGCCCCTGACCGGCCCGGCCCGGATCGCAGAGTCCGCCCCTGCTCCCGATGCAGTGGTCGAGGCGCAAAAGCTGCTGGCCGACGCAAAGCGCCCTCTCATCCTGATGGGCGGCTGCAACTGGACCGATGCGGGGCGCGATGCCTTGCAGAACTTCGCTGAGGCCTCCGACATCCCGGTCGTCGCTGCGTTCCGTTATCAGGATCAGTTCGACAATCATTCGCCGGTCTATGCGGGTGAGGCCGGGGTCGGGATGCCGCCCCATGTGAAGGCGCTGATCCGTGAGGCCGATGTGATCCTCGCCGTCAATGTCCGCTTCGGCGAGATGACGACGGATGGCTATACGCTGCTGGATGTGCCGGTGCCAAAACAGCGTCTGATTCATGTTCATGGCTCGGACCGGGAAATCGGGAAGATCTATCAGCCAAGCCTCGGCATTCATGCCGGGCCGAACGCCTTTGCCGCGGCCCTGTCGCCGGTCAGTGGCGATTGGGCCACCTGGCGCGAAAAAGCGCGGGCGGATTGGGAAGCCAGTCTGAATGTGCCGCCCCAGCCCTCGCCGGTCGATATGGCCGCTGTCACAATACATCTGCGAGAGGTTCTGCCGGACGATGCCATCCTGACCAACGGCGCGGGCAATTTCACGGTCTGGCCGAACAAGTTCTTCCCCTTCGGCCCGAAGGCGCGTCTGCTGGCCCCGCAATCCGGCGCAATGGGTTACGGCTTGCCTGCCGCCATCGCCGCCCAGATCGCCCATCCCGACCGCATCGTCGTCTGTTTTGCGGGCGATGGTGATTTCCAGATGAATTGTCAGGAACTCGGCACCGCGATGCAGGCCGGTGAGCAGCCCATCGTCCTGATCCTGAATAACGGGATTTACGGCACAATCCGCGCCCATCAGGAACGGAACTATCCGGCCCGTGTCTCTGGCACGACGCTGGAAAACCCCGATTTCATCGCCCTCGCCCGCGCTTATGGCTTCCACGCCGAGCGTGTCGAAAGCACTGAAGAATTCGCCCCGGCCTTCGCCCGCGCGATGGAATCACACACCGGCGCGGTCCTTGAGCTGAATATCTCGCCCGAGGCGCTGACACCGCGCCAGACCCTTTCTCAGATGCGCGACGCCGCGCTAGCCGCAAAGGACAGTCCATGA
- a CDS encoding amino acid ABC transporter permease, translating into MSDTANHVPAAGPAAPSLARRLKRDYFRSPSQALVSVLGLGLFLWIIWTVANWAIFSAVFDGDASPEECRAASGACWTVIAQRWRIILFGLYPFEEQWRSALACVTVVAMVVLSCLPSFWTGKRLAAVWLVGTSLFYVLMKGGILGLPLIGEERWGGLALTLFIFVATCLIGFPLSIVLALLRRSELPIISKGIGLFIDAVRSLPLLSILFAFAVVVPFMLPQWLQAGKLYRVICGAALFFAAYQAEIIRGGMQGVATGQTEAAKSLGLGYWHRIGRIILPQAMRNALPATINQFVISFKETSLVIVVGFFEILASGNAAYGTGDWTFAYREVYAFIALIYFVFVFSLSRYGAYLERRMAVGEL; encoded by the coding sequence ATGAGCGATACCGCAAATCACGTTCCCGCCGCTGGCCCGGCTGCACCGAGCCTGGCGCGGCGGCTGAAGAGAGACTATTTCCGTTCACCATCGCAGGCGCTGGTTTCCGTGCTCGGGCTCGGGCTGTTTCTCTGGATCATTTGGACTGTCGCAAACTGGGCGATTTTCTCGGCTGTCTTCGACGGCGATGCGTCGCCCGAAGAATGCCGCGCCGCCAGCGGGGCCTGCTGGACAGTGATCGCACAGCGCTGGCGGATCATCCTGTTCGGGCTTTACCCGTTCGAGGAGCAGTGGCGCTCGGCGCTGGCCTGCGTCACCGTCGTTGCGATGGTTGTTCTAAGCTGTCTGCCATCCTTCTGGACGGGCAAGAGGCTCGCAGCGGTGTGGCTCGTTGGTACGTCGCTTTTCTATGTGCTCATGAAGGGCGGCATTCTGGGCCTTCCGCTGATCGGAGAAGAAAGATGGGGCGGGCTGGCACTCACCTTGTTTATCTTCGTTGCGACATGCTTGATCGGCTTCCCGTTGTCGATTGTGCTGGCGCTGCTGCGGCGATCGGAGCTTCCGATTATCTCGAAGGGGATCGGGCTTTTCATCGACGCAGTTCGTTCGCTGCCGCTTCTGTCGATCCTGTTTGCCTTCGCGGTCGTCGTCCCATTCATGCTGCCGCAATGGCTGCAGGCGGGTAAGCTCTACCGCGTGATCTGCGGTGCCGCCCTGTTCTTTGCGGCCTATCAGGCCGAGATCATACGGGGCGGTATGCAGGGCGTTGCAACAGGGCAGACCGAGGCGGCAAAATCGCTCGGTCTTGGCTACTGGCACCGGATCGGGCGCATCATCCTGCCGCAGGCGATGCGCAATGCGCTGCCCGCGACCATCAACCAGTTCGTGATCTCCTTCAAGGAAACCTCGCTGGTGATCGTCGTGGGCTTCTTCGAAATCCTCGCTTCGGGCAATGCCGCTTACGGGACCGGCGACTGGACCTTTGCTTATCGCGAAGTCTACGCCTTCATTGCCCTGATCTACTTTGTTTTTGTCTTCAGCCTGTCTCGCTATGGTGCCTATCTGGAACGGCGCATGGCGGTCGGTGAGCTTTAG
- a CDS encoding amino acid ABC transporter ATP-binding protein translates to MTNSAVHAVTIESMNKFYGSFHALKNIDLTVDEGEKVVVCGPSGSGKSTMIRCINRLEEHNSGLIEVLGTPLNDDVGNIDEIRREVGMVFQHFNLFPHMTVLENCVLAPMLVRKTPRAEAEAAAMRYLEKVRIPEQAQKYPGQLSGGQQQRVAIARSLCMEPKIMLFDEPTSALDPEMISEVLDVMVSLASDGMTMICVTHEMGFARRVADRVIFMDQGEVVEIADPETFFSAPKNERTKKFLSQVMGH, encoded by the coding sequence ATGACCAATTCTGCTGTACACGCCGTCACTATCGAGAGCATGAACAAGTTCTACGGCAGCTTCCACGCGCTCAAGAATATCGACCTGACTGTCGATGAGGGCGAGAAGGTGGTTGTTTGCGGGCCGTCCGGGTCGGGCAAGTCGACCATGATCCGCTGTATAAACAGGCTGGAGGAGCATAATTCCGGCCTGATCGAGGTGCTAGGCACACCGTTGAACGACGATGTCGGCAATATCGACGAGATCCGGCGTGAGGTCGGCATGGTTTTTCAGCATTTCAATCTGTTTCCGCATATGACGGTTCTCGAAAACTGCGTTCTGGCCCCAATGCTGGTGCGCAAGACCCCGCGTGCGGAGGCCGAGGCCGCTGCCATGCGATACCTTGAAAAGGTGCGTATCCCGGAACAGGCGCAAAAATATCCGGGACAGCTATCCGGCGGTCAACAGCAGCGCGTGGCGATCGCGAGATCGCTTTGCATGGAGCCGAAGATCATGCTGTTCGACGAACCGACATCGGCGCTTGACCCTGAAATGATCTCGGAGGTGCTTGACGTCATGGTCAGCCTCGCCTCGGACGGGATGACGATGATTTGCGTTACGCATGAGATGGGCTTTGCCCGCCGCGTTGCTGACAGGGTGATATTCATGGATCAGGGTGAGGTTGTCGAAATCGCCGACCCGGAGACATTCTTCTCTGCACCAAAAAACGAACGGACCAAGAAATTCCTGTCGCAGGTGATGGGACACTGA
- a CDS encoding amino acid ABC transporter permease (The N-terminal region of this protein, as described by TIGR01726, is a three transmembrane segment that identifies a subfamily of ABC transporter permease subunits, which specificities that include histidine, arginine, glutamine, glutamate, L-cystine (sic), the opines (in Agrobacterium) octopine and nopaline, etc.) — MPGFLRNQKVRNALLQALFVAVVLIVVLGGWRNAQQTLEAQNMVSGFGFLNKSTGWDLTFSLLPTSSSDPYWWFFVVGILNTLFLGIIGLALATLIGGIIGIMRTLDNPVLNLLGRSYVDFFRNIPLILQVFFWYAVVTHLPSPREAATFGPLTMSSRGIYMPALNVGGWYLFAAGVAVLAAIILPFWVGRTRRIARPPEDRRGLVWAAFLGPLAAAIAIILIGRDPAEPLLSLPTLGGLNIRGGLRISPEFSAMLISIGIYGGAYIAEIVRGGFKAVGKGQTEAAHALGLTPLQSFFRIRLPLALRAMLPILANQYIWLIKATTMGIAIGFNDFFMIVAVTINQSGQTIEAIAILMAGFLAINLTLAAIFNRINKAIALKGNQLRS, encoded by the coding sequence ATGCCTGGATTTCTGAGAAACCAGAAGGTTAGAAATGCTCTGCTGCAGGCGCTTTTCGTTGCTGTGGTGCTGATTGTCGTTCTTGGCGGTTGGCGAAATGCACAGCAAACGCTTGAAGCGCAGAACATGGTCTCCGGCTTTGGCTTTCTGAACAAGTCGACGGGCTGGGATCTGACATTTTCGCTGCTGCCCACCTCGTCGAGTGACCCTTATTGGTGGTTTTTTGTCGTCGGTATTCTGAACACGCTGTTTCTCGGCATTATCGGCCTTGCCCTTGCAACGCTGATCGGCGGCATCATCGGGATCATGCGCACGCTTGATAACCCGGTCCTGAACCTGCTTGGACGAAGCTATGTCGATTTCTTTCGGAATATCCCCCTGATCCTGCAGGTCTTCTTCTGGTATGCGGTCGTGACCCACCTGCCAAGCCCGCGAGAGGCCGCCACGTTCGGGCCTCTGACCATGTCCAGCCGCGGTATCTATATGCCGGCGCTGAATGTCGGTGGCTGGTATCTTTTTGCCGCAGGGGTAGCCGTTTTGGCTGCAATCATCCTGCCCTTCTGGGTCGGCAGGACACGCCGCATTGCCCGCCCGCCGGAGGATCGGCGCGGCCTGGTCTGGGCTGCCTTTCTGGGACCGCTCGCTGCGGCTATTGCGATCATCCTGATCGGTCGCGATCCGGCAGAGCCTTTACTCAGCCTGCCCACACTCGGAGGTCTGAACATCCGTGGCGGCCTGCGCATTTCGCCCGAATTCAGCGCCATGCTGATTTCCATCGGCATTTATGGCGGCGCATATATCGCGGAAATCGTGCGGGGCGGATTCAAGGCGGTTGGTAAAGGTCAGACCGAGGCGGCACATGCCCTTGGCCTGACGCCGCTGCAATCCTTCTTCCGCATTCGCTTGCCGCTGGCGTTGCGCGCGATGCTGCCGATCCTCGCCAACCAGTATATCTGGCTGATCAAGGCGACGACGATGGGCATTGCCATCGGCTTCAACGACTTCTTCATGATCGTTGCCGTTACCATCAACCAATCCGGTCAGACGATTGAGGCGATTGCCATCCTGATGGCAGGCTTCCTCGCGATCAACCTGACGCTTGCCGCAATTTTCAACCGGATCAACAAGGCGATTGCCCTCAAGGGCAATCAGCTGCGGAGCTGA
- a CDS encoding pyridoxal phosphate-dependent aminotransferase, protein MSYVAERLSVVKPSASMAASQAAKSLAATGVDVIDLGLGEPDFPTPEHISKAAYDAALSGETLYTASTGTLALREAVAEKFRRENGLDYRPEEIAVANGAKQIIFNALLATLNDGDEAILPTPYFVSYPEMVKLLGGVPVTPQCPAEAGFRLTPDVLEAAITPRTKWLFLNAPGNPSGAVYSKAEMQALGDVLAKHPRVLILSDEIYEHIIFDGREFVSFGTACPDLRDRSLIVNGVSKSYAMTGWRVGYAAGPAPLIKAMGTVQSQSCTSVAAPMQAAAVAALTGPQDCVSEFREAFQRRRDLVVAGIAKIDGLELPAPEGAFYAYIGCADLIGRRTPGGKTLATDTDVSDYLLSDGHVGSVPGSAYGLSPFFRISTATSDEVLSDAVERIGRAVGALKPAQENA, encoded by the coding sequence ATGAGCTATGTCGCTGAACGGCTATCGGTGGTGAAACCCTCGGCCTCGATGGCCGCCTCGCAGGCCGCGAAATCTCTGGCGGCGACCGGGGTGGATGTGATCGACCTCGGGCTGGGAGAGCCGGATTTCCCGACGCCTGAACATATCTCCAAAGCGGCTTACGATGCCGCCCTGTCGGGTGAAACGCTCTACACCGCCTCGACAGGCACGCTCGCGCTGCGGGAAGCCGTCGCAGAAAAATTCCGGCGCGAGAACGGTCTGGATTATCGCCCGGAAGAGATCGCAGTTGCCAATGGTGCCAAGCAGATCATCTTCAATGCTCTTCTCGCGACGCTGAACGATGGCGATGAGGCGATCCTGCCGACGCCTTATTTTGTCAGCTACCCGGAGATGGTGAAACTACTCGGCGGCGTGCCCGTGACACCGCAATGCCCCGCGGAAGCAGGCTTCAGGCTGACGCCCGATGTGCTGGAAGCCGCCATCACGCCGCGCACCAAATGGCTGTTCCTGAACGCGCCGGGGAACCCTTCGGGCGCTGTTTACAGTAAAGCTGAAATGCAGGCGCTTGGCGACGTGCTGGCGAAACATCCGCGGGTACTGATCCTGTCCGACGAGATCTATGAGCATATCATCTTCGACGGTCGCGAATTCGTCAGCTTCGGCACGGCCTGCCCAGACCTACGAGACCGGTCGCTGATCGTGAACGGTGTTTCGAAGTCCTATGCGATGACCGGCTGGCGTGTCGGCTATGCCGCAGGACCGGCACCGCTGATCAAGGCAATGGGCACTGTTCAAAGCCAAAGTTGCACATCTGTTGCGGCCCCCATGCAGGCGGCGGCGGTTGCAGCGCTGACCGGGCCGCAGGATTGCGTTTCAGAATTTCGCGAGGCGTTTCAGCGCCGCCGCGATCTGGTGGTCGCGGGCATCGCCAAGATCGACGGGCTGGAGCTTCCCGCCCCGGAAGGCGCGTTCTATGCCTATATCGGCTGTGCCGATCTGATCGGACGCCGCACTCCCGGGGGCAAAACCCTTGCTACAGATACGGATGTTTCTGATTATCTTCTCTCCGACGGTCATGTAGGCTCTGTTCCCGGATCAGCCTACGGCCTTTCGCCCTTCTTCCGCATCTCAACGGCAACTTCAGACGAAGTCCTGAGCGACGCAGTAGAACGAATTGGCCGTGCCGTCGGTGCACTCAAACCTGCTCAGGAGAACGCTTAA
- a CDS encoding hydantoinase/oxoprolinase family protein — MTDAIRLGADIGGTFTDIALECRGELFSTKVLTNYTAPEQSILDGIEVVLRDAGITPADLDIVIHGTTLATNALIERRGARTALITTEGFRDVIEMRTESRFEQYDLNLRLPTPLIPREDRFTVKGRIGAQGQELQPLDEDALEALADRIAAEGFGAVAIGFIHSYMNADHERRARDIIAAKTDVPISISAEVSPQMREFERFNTVCANAYVRPQMQDYLTRLQVRLKDMGAGCPVFMIHSGGGLIGVETAAEFPVRLVESGPAGGAIFAADVAQRFGLEKVVSYDMGGTTAKICLIEDFAPKTARTFEVARTYRFCKGSGMPISIPVIEMIEIGAGGGSLAWVDAMGRIQTGPESAASEPGPACYQRGGERPAITDADLALGKLDPDNFAGGAIKLSTANSDAAITRDVGSRLGLSTEAAAFGIVEVVDENMANAARVHAVENGKNISDNIMIAFGGAAPLHASRLCEKLGIDQCLIPSGAGVGSAIGFLKAPFGYEALTSQVVRLSEFDAERVNALLDDLTATAEKFVREGSSGQIQRERIAFMRYVGQGWEIPVALPDRRFAPDDADWLRDAFRKAYARFFGRAIDGLDGLEIEIVTFSVKAQDTRPAPEAYQITTGKPGLHNGTTREVFDPAEGRMVASSIIERSDLPPGARVAGPAIITERETSTVVTSPFDVVMQPDGSLLLTRKEMQQ, encoded by the coding sequence ATGACCGACGCGATCCGCCTTGGCGCCGATATCGGCGGCACGTTTACCGATATTGCCCTTGAATGCCGGGGAGAGCTGTTCTCGACCAAGGTGCTGACAAATTACACCGCGCCCGAGCAATCCATTCTGGACGGGATCGAGGTGGTTCTGCGGGACGCGGGCATTACGCCTGCGGATCTGGATATCGTCATTCATGGCACGACCCTGGCGACCAACGCGCTGATCGAACGTCGCGGCGCACGCACTGCGCTGATCACGACCGAAGGGTTTCGCGACGTGATCGAGATGCGGACCGAAAGCCGGTTCGAACAATATGACCTGAACCTGCGCCTGCCCACGCCGCTGATCCCGCGAGAGGACCGCTTTACCGTCAAGGGCCGGATCGGGGCGCAAGGACAGGAATTGCAGCCGCTGGATGAGGACGCACTGGAAGCCTTGGCCGACCGCATCGCGGCAGAAGGTTTCGGCGCGGTCGCCATCGGGTTCATCCATTCCTATATGAACGCCGATCATGAACGCCGCGCGCGCGACATCATCGCGGCGAAGACCGATGTGCCGATCTCGATCTCCGCCGAGGTTTCGCCCCAGATGCGCGAATTCGAACGTTTCAACACCGTCTGTGCGAATGCCTATGTTCGTCCGCAGATGCAGGATTACCTGACGCGGCTTCAGGTCCGTCTGAAAGACATGGGTGCTGGCTGCCCGGTCTTCATGATCCATTCCGGCGGCGGGTTGATCGGGGTTGAAACGGCGGCGGAATTCCCGGTCCGGCTGGTCGAATCCGGCCCGGCGGGCGGGGCGATCTTCGCCGCTGATGTGGCGCAGCGCTTCGGGCTTGAAAAGGTGGTCAGCTATGACATGGGCGGCACAACCGCAAAGATCTGCCTGATCGAGGATTTCGCGCCCAAGACCGCCCGCACCTTCGAGGTTGCGCGGACCTATCGCTTCTGCAAGGGATCGGGGATGCCCATCTCGATCCCGGTGATCGAGATGATCGAGATCGGGGCAGGGGGCGGCTCGCTCGCCTGGGTCGACGCCATGGGGCGAATCCAGACAGGCCCGGAATCGGCGGCGTCAGAGCCCGGCCCGGCCTGTTATCAGCGCGGCGGCGAACGGCCCGCGATTACCGATGCCGATCTGGCGCTTGGTAAGCTTGACCCCGACAATTTCGCAGGCGGCGCAATCAAGCTGTCCACGGCCAATTCGGATGCAGCGATCACCCGCGATGTCGGCAGCCGCCTTGGCCTGTCGACCGAGGCCGCTGCCTTCGGCATTGTCGAGGTGGTGGACGAGAATATGGCCAATGCGGCCCGCGTCCATGCAGTCGAGAACGGCAAGAATATCTCTGACAATATCATGATCGCATTTGGCGGCGCGGCACCGCTTCACGCGTCCCGGTTATGCGAGAAGCTGGGCATCGACCAATGCCTGATCCCATCGGGGGCGGGCGTTGGATCGGCCATCGGCTTTCTGAAGGCTCCGTTTGGATACGAGGCGCTGACCTCGCAGGTCGTGCGACTGTCGGAATTCGATGCGGAACGCGTCAATGCGCTGCTGGACGATCTGACCGCGACGGCAGAGAAATTTGTCCGTGAAGGCAGCAGCGGTCAGATTCAGCGAGAGCGGATCGCCTTCATGCGCTATGTCGGGCAGGGCTGGGAAATCCCCGTCGCATTACCTGACCGGCGCTTTGCGCCGGATGATGCCGATTGGCTCCGCGACGCCTTCCGCAAGGCTTATGCCCGCTTCTTTGGCCGCGCGATTGACGGCCTTGACGGGCTGGAGATTGAGATCGTGACCTTCTCGGTCAAGGCGCAGGACACGCGCCCCGCACCAGAGGCCTACCAGATCACGACCGGGAAGCCGGGCCTGCACAACGGCACAACCCGAGAAGTCTTCGATCCGGCAGAGGGTCGCATGGTCGCCTCCTCCATCATCGAGCGCAGCGATCTGCCGCCCGGTGCCCGTGTCGCCGGCCCGGCGATCATCACGGAACGTGAGACCTCGACCGTGGTGACTTCGCCCTTCGATGTGGTGATGCAGCCCGACGGTTCCCTTCTTCTGACCCGCAAGGAGATGCAGCAATGA
- a CDS encoding hydantoinase B/oxoprolinase family protein, translating to MSDATVDPTQEIRMQVMWNRLISVVEEQALTLLRTAFSTSVREAGDLSAGVFDPQGRMLAQAVTGTPGHVNTMAEAVLNFMAEIPREQMYPGDTYVTNDPWLGTGHLHDITMVSPSFKGDELVGFFACTAHVVDVGGRGFGADGKSVYEEGIQIPIMKFAEKGEVNRDLIRILRANIREPNQVIGDFYSLAACNDVGHRRLIEMMDEIGLPNLDKLGDFIFARTRQAMLERIAGLPEGAWTNELTVDGYDDPVHLVATLETRGETVNVDFTGSDPVSRWGINVPIIYTKAYACYAMKCVIAPDIPNNWASLEPFTVSSPVNILNAQRPAPVSLRHVFGHMVPDLVLGALAQALPGRILAEGSGALWNIHISARPLPGGEGRNAEILMFNSGGMGARPELDGLSATAFPSGVMTMPIEATEQTGPVVIWRKELRPDSAGDGQYRGGLGQVIEIEAAEGHQFDFSAMFDRIENAPRGREGGQDGTPGSVMLDDGTRMRPKGWQHVPPGRRLMLKLPGGGGYGDPARRSNEARSTDVLRGYVTEDGQ from the coding sequence ATGAGCGACGCGACGGTGGATCCGACACAGGAAATCCGTATGCAGGTGATGTGGAACCGCCTGATCTCGGTTGTCGAGGAACAGGCGCTGACGCTGCTGCGGACGGCGTTCTCGACCTCTGTCCGAGAGGCGGGGGACCTTTCGGCGGGCGTGTTCGACCCTCAGGGCCGGATGCTCGCGCAGGCCGTGACGGGGACGCCCGGTCATGTGAATACCATGGCCGAGGCGGTGCTGAACTTCATGGCCGAAATCCCGCGCGAGCAGATGTATCCGGGCGACACCTATGTCACCAACGATCCCTGGCTGGGAACGGGGCATCTCCACGACATCACAATGGTTTCACCGTCCTTTAAAGGCGACGAACTGGTCGGCTTTTTCGCCTGCACCGCCCATGTCGTGGATGTAGGCGGGCGGGGCTTCGGGGCGGACGGAAAATCCGTCTATGAGGAAGGCATCCAGATCCCGATCATGAAATTCGCCGAGAAGGGCGAGGTCAACCGCGACCTGATCCGCATCCTGCGCGCCAATATCCGCGAGCCCAATCAGGTCATCGGCGATTTCTATTCTCTCGCGGCATGTAACGATGTCGGTCATCGTCGCCTGATCGAGATGATGGACGAGATTGGATTGCCCAACCTCGACAAGCTGGGTGACTTCATCTTCGCGCGAACCCGACAAGCAATGTTGGAACGGATCGCTGGGCTTCCCGAGGGGGCTTGGACCAACGAGCTGACGGTCGACGGTTATGACGATCCGGTGCATCTGGTCGCAACGCTGGAAACGCGCGGCGAGACGGTGAATGTCGATTTCACCGGCAGCGATCCGGTCAGCCGCTGGGGGATCAACGTCCCGATCATCTATACCAAGGCCTATGCCTGCTATGCGATGAAATGCGTAATTGCACCGGATATCCCCAATAACTGGGCCTCGCTGGAGCCTTTCACCGTCTCATCGCCCGTCAACATTCTGAACGCGCAGCGTCCCGCTCCGGTCAGCCTGCGGCATGTCTTCGGCCATATGGTTCCCGATCTTGTGCTTGGTGCGCTTGCGCAGGCGCTGCCGGGCAGGATCCTTGCCGAAGGTTCGGGGGCGCTTTGGAACATACATATCTCGGCGCGTCCGCTGCCGGGGGGCGAAGGACGAAATGCTGAAATCCTGATGTTCAATTCCGGCGGCATGGGGGCGCGGCCGGAGCTTGACGGGCTGTCGGCCACGGCCTTCCCATCCGGTGTGATGACCATGCCGATCGAAGCGACGGAACAGACCGGCCCCGTCGTGATCTGGCGCAAGGAACTGCGTCCGGATTCGGCGGGTGACGGGCAGTATCGCGGCGGTCTCGGTCAGGTCATCGAGATCGAGGCGGCAGAGGGGCATCAATTCGACTTTTCCGCCATGTTCGACCGCATCGAAAATGCCCCCCGGGGGCGTGAAGGCGGGCAGGACGGCACGCCCGGCTCTGTCATGCTGGACGATGGCACCAGGATGCGTCCAAAAGGCTGGCAACACGTCCCGCCCGGTCGCCGGCTGATGCTGAAACTTCCGGGTGGCGGCGGCTACGGCGATCCCGCGCGGCGCAGCAATGAGGCACGCAGCACTGACGTGCTCAGAGGATATGTGACGGAGGACGGACAATGA
- a CDS encoding NAD(P)-dependent oxidoreductase, translated as MKPRYDTILITGAAGRLGTELRRGLAPLAQKLRLADVSEIKDQKPNEEVLTFDLSDMAAVMAACEGVDAIIHFGGAPHERPWDEVLNSNIRGSYHIYEGARQHGVKRVIYASSVHAIGYHELESHIDALAPHRPDSLYGLSKCFVEDLGRLYWDKFGIESAMLRIFSSFPEPADRRMLWSWLSFDDCVRLVSAALTAPRVGFSVSFGISDNSLKPVDNRLAGHLGYRPADNTERFREAMEAKTDTPDPQAPAVKYLGGWFVDIGHPDDEL; from the coding sequence ATGAAACCGCGCTATGACACCATCCTGATTACCGGTGCTGCAGGTCGGCTTGGTACCGAACTGCGCCGCGGCCTGGCACCTTTGGCGCAAAAGCTGCGACTGGCCGATGTCAGTGAAATCAAGGACCAGAAGCCGAATGAGGAAGTTCTGACCTTTGATCTTTCCGATATGGCTGCCGTCATGGCCGCCTGCGAAGGTGTCGATGCGATCATCCATTTCGGAGGCGCCCCACATGAACGCCCGTGGGATGAGGTGCTGAATTCCAATATCCGGGGCAGCTACCACATCTACGAAGGGGCGCGTCAGCACGGCGTCAAACGCGTTATCTATGCTTCTTCAGTTCATGCCATCGGCTATCACGAACTCGAAAGCCATATCGACGCGTTGGCTCCGCATCGCCCTGACAGCCTTTACGGATTGTCGAAGTGCTTCGTCGAGGATCTTGGCCGCCTTTACTGGGACAAGTTCGGGATCGAAAGTGCGATGCTGCGGATCTTCTCGTCCTTCCCGGAGCCGGCTGACCGGCGGATGCTGTGGTCATGGCTCTCCTTCGACGATTGTGTCCGGCTTGTCAGCGCCGCGCTGACGGCTCCCCGCGTGGGATTCTCGGTCAGTTTCGGCATCTCGGATAACAGCTTGAAACCAGTTGATAATCGGCTGGCCGGACATCTGGGCTATCGACCCGCTGACAATACTGAGCGTTTCCGTGAAGCGATGGAGGCCAAAACCGATACCCCCGATCCGCAAGCGCCTGCGGTCAAATATCTGGGCGGTTGGTTCGTCGATATCGGCCATCCGGATGACGAATTGTAA